Proteins from a genomic interval of Fuerstiella sp.:
- a CDS encoding DUF3500 domain-containing protein produces MKLKLTDFFPQILIIGAAGLLLIAHAEESTEPPSGAIDSPETARELAVAAQRFMDALDPGMKAKYLFQDAERGNFHFFPISRRGLSLKDLKDGQRQLAYALMNATLSHVGSQKAFTIMSLGDYLRDNDDMPNQYRDSNQYYFTIFGSPSAHGTWGFRVEGFHLSLNVTVVEGRWISVTPSFFGVIPAIVPDGPRQGLQVLKNETELGRALAKSFDAKQRTNGFADIPDFLTETVGGLTTGNLRRIRRADPHGVAASDMTKSQRQILMKLVREHIGRIRRSLVDQDLARIDRAGVENIHFVWGGSLEPGQPHHYLIQGPTFLIEYDNTQDDANHVHCVYRDFDNDFGDAMLDHYQKHHLRRYRR; encoded by the coding sequence ATGAAGTTGAAGTTAACTGATTTTTTCCCGCAGATCCTGATCATTGGTGCTGCCGGACTGCTTTTGATAGCTCATGCAGAGGAATCGACCGAACCGCCGTCGGGTGCGATTGACTCTCCGGAGACGGCTCGGGAACTCGCAGTGGCTGCGCAACGGTTTATGGATGCACTTGATCCGGGCATGAAAGCGAAGTACCTGTTTCAGGATGCCGAACGCGGAAACTTCCATTTCTTTCCGATTTCTCGTCGCGGTTTATCGTTGAAGGACCTCAAAGACGGCCAGCGGCAACTCGCCTATGCATTGATGAATGCCACACTCAGTCATGTCGGCAGCCAAAAGGCGTTCACCATTATGAGTCTGGGAGACTATCTGCGTGATAACGACGACATGCCCAATCAGTACCGGGATTCGAATCAGTATTATTTCACGATTTTTGGTTCTCCATCCGCACATGGAACGTGGGGATTCCGTGTGGAAGGATTTCATCTGTCGCTGAACGTTACGGTTGTTGAGGGACGCTGGATCTCAGTCACCCCCTCGTTCTTTGGTGTGATTCCTGCAATTGTCCCGGATGGCCCGCGTCAGGGGCTTCAGGTACTGAAAAACGAAACGGAACTGGGGCGTGCTTTGGCGAAATCGTTCGATGCGAAACAGCGCACAAACGGTTTTGCAGACATTCCCGACTTTCTGACCGAGACAGTGGGGGGACTGACAACAGGCAATCTGCGCAGAATTCGCCGAGCAGATCCGCACGGTGTTGCTGCGTCGGACATGACGAAGTCGCAGCGTCAAATACTCATGAAACTCGTGCGAGAACACATTGGTCGTATCCGCAGGTCTCTGGTGGATCAGGATCTGGCCCGTATTGACCGGGCCGGAGTGGAAAATATCCACTTCGTCTGGGGCGGGAGTCTGGAACCCGGACAGCCACACCACTATCTCATTCAGGGCCCGACGTTCCTGATTGAGTATGACAATACACAGGATGATGCTAATCACGTTCATTGTGTTTATCGTGACTTCGACAATGACTTCGGCGATGCCATGCTGGATCACTATCAGAAACATCATCTCCGTCGTTATCGCCGGTAA
- a CDS encoding alpha-hydroxy-acid oxidizing protein translates to MKYEYDSNYPTVDSLRVQAQRRVPRFAFEYLDGGCNEDVNVHRNTTDLREVQLEPYYLRDHSGIDLKTELFGHVYDAPFGIAPMGLQGLIWPQAAEILAKAAAMHNVPFILSTAGTSSIETVAEITNGHAWFQLYHPTENSLRDKIIVRCDKAGCPVLVVVCDVPTVGFRPRDIRNGLAMPPKMTVRNMLQIATKPGWAVRTLLHGRPNFEVLKPYMPENLNLANLGRFMKHSFVGRVNADKIGPIRDLWKGKLVLKGVASEEDTESAINLGVDGIIVSNHGGRQLDPAESSINSLKRLAKQYGDRVVVMMDSGIRSGPDIARTLACGARFTFLGRPFMYGVGALGNSGGDHTITILKAQLEQLMEQICCPSTENFPDHLIPSRPAD, encoded by the coding sequence GTGAAATACGAATACGACTCCAACTATCCAACCGTTGACTCTTTGCGGGTTCAAGCCCAAAGGCGGGTGCCTCGATTTGCCTTTGAATACCTGGACGGCGGTTGCAATGAAGACGTTAACGTGCACAGAAACACGACCGATCTTCGTGAAGTACAGCTGGAACCGTACTATTTACGTGATCATTCCGGAATCGACCTGAAAACCGAACTTTTCGGCCACGTCTATGATGCACCGTTTGGGATTGCCCCCATGGGGCTGCAGGGACTCATCTGGCCGCAGGCTGCCGAGATTCTGGCTAAAGCAGCAGCAATGCACAATGTCCCGTTCATACTGAGTACGGCGGGGACCAGCAGTATCGAGACGGTTGCCGAAATCACAAACGGTCACGCCTGGTTTCAGCTCTATCATCCAACAGAAAACAGTCTGCGAGACAAAATTATTGTCAGATGCGACAAAGCAGGTTGTCCGGTACTGGTTGTGGTGTGCGACGTCCCCACAGTCGGGTTTCGACCTCGAGATATTCGAAACGGACTGGCCATGCCGCCCAAAATGACTGTGCGCAATATGCTGCAGATTGCGACGAAACCCGGCTGGGCCGTGCGAACCCTGCTTCACGGACGTCCCAATTTCGAAGTCCTGAAACCATACATGCCGGAAAACCTGAACCTGGCAAACCTTGGACGTTTTATGAAACATTCGTTCGTTGGCAGAGTCAACGCAGACAAAATTGGACCAATCCGGGATCTGTGGAAGGGCAAGCTTGTCCTGAAAGGCGTCGCCAGCGAAGAGGACACCGAGTCAGCAATCAATCTTGGAGTGGACGGAATTATTGTTTCGAACCATGGTGGCCGGCAGCTTGATCCGGCTGAATCGTCCATCAATTCCCTCAAAAGACTCGCCAAACAGTATGGTGACCGGGTGGTTGTCATGATGGACAGCGGCATCAGGTCGGGACCGGACATCGCCAGAACGCTGGCATGCGGAGCTCGGTTTACGTTCCTCGGACGGCCGTTTATGTACGGTGTCGGTGCCCTGGGAAATTCAGGCGGGGATCACACCATTACCATCCTCAAGGCGCAACTGGAGCAGTTGATGGAACAGATCTGCTGCCCTAGCACAGAAAATTTCCCCGATCATTTAATTCCCAGCCGCCCTGCTGACTGA
- a CDS encoding aldo/keto reductase gives MTPPTNFSSSRSGLEAADRSLSRRAFNTAVSSLAAGVLAGHASAASAASAASSLERVRFGKTDLHVTRYCQGTAFRQLPRDDNTAARNVLYKCLDVGINFFDSAEAYGWGGSETVLGRVIEGRRDEVVICTKATPHYQLIKDPDTNKFSVGEKVHFTPEMLTSKCEGSLSRLGTDYIDLFLLHGDDEHTSPESISDTMERLVKSGKIRYWGVSNFTPENVEKYVQLPSDETSHGIAGTEDYFHIAAGSRMNSDLLQVIERADLGILAFSPQDCGRLSPGRSENARYGFLIGVLDKIAGQLGTTRPRLLIAWSLSHPAVTTVLGGAESPEHVVDNIGGTHLEIPDELLAELNAASQAYTEQELVRARG, from the coding sequence ATGACACCACCAACGAATTTCAGTTCCAGTCGGTCGGGCTTGGAGGCTGCAGACCGCAGTCTCAGTCGCCGTGCATTCAACACCGCAGTGTCGTCTCTTGCCGCTGGTGTGCTGGCGGGACATGCTTCGGCTGCTTCGGCTGCTTCGGCTGCTTCCTCCCTAGAGCGTGTGCGATTCGGAAAGACGGATCTGCACGTGACACGGTACTGCCAGGGAACCGCCTTTCGCCAACTGCCTCGCGATGACAACACGGCAGCTCGAAACGTGCTTTACAAGTGTCTGGATGTCGGCATTAATTTCTTTGACTCGGCGGAGGCATACGGCTGGGGAGGTTCGGAAACAGTGTTGGGTCGTGTGATTGAAGGACGTCGCGACGAGGTTGTGATCTGCACGAAGGCCACTCCCCACTATCAACTGATCAAGGATCCTGATACCAATAAATTCAGTGTGGGTGAGAAGGTGCATTTCACCCCTGAAATGCTGACCAGCAAGTGTGAGGGAAGTCTCAGCCGACTGGGAACCGATTACATTGATCTGTTTCTGCTGCATGGCGATGACGAACACACATCACCGGAATCAATCTCCGATACCATGGAGCGGCTGGTGAAATCGGGAAAGATCCGTTACTGGGGAGTGTCGAATTTTACTCCGGAAAACGTCGAAAAATACGTGCAACTGCCCTCCGATGAAACGAGTCATGGCATCGCCGGAACGGAAGATTATTTCCATATCGCCGCCGGATCACGTATGAACAGTGATCTGCTGCAGGTCATTGAACGTGCGGACCTTGGAATCCTTGCGTTCAGTCCCCAGGACTGTGGACGGCTCTCTCCTGGTCGCAGTGAGAATGCCCGGTACGGATTTTTGATTGGAGTCCTTGATAAGATTGCCGGCCAGCTTGGGACGACACGACCGAGGCTGTTGATTGCATGGAGTCTTTCGCATCCGGCGGTGACCACCGTTTTGGGGGGAGCAGAAAGTCCCGAACATGTCGTGGACAACATTGGCGGGACTCATCTTGAGATCCCTGACGAGCTGCTGGCAGAGCTCAATGCGGCCAGCCAGGCATATACAGAGCAGGAACTCGTCCGGGCTCGGGGCTAG
- a CDS encoding DUF1552 domain-containing protein produces the protein MQHHFSRRTFLRGAGVSMALPWMESVTVWGDATSPKPEPASQAPVRVAVLFSGSGFHAGHWWAKGNGSEMELGPVLTPLNDFRKKLLLIDGLYNEEALKGNIHSSQTGNLLSGAPLADGGEIRSGTSFDQMIAQHYGRSTKVPSLVLGCERSNPGIHKNYSMLYSSHISWSSPTAPTPLELYPALAFDRLFKDQGELGEQSVLDAVLGEATRFRTKVNRRDQQKLDEYLNSVREVERRIEQAGQLGELQGWRPTLDRPNIPRPPNGIPQNFAEHTRLMCDILVLAFQTDTTRIATLKVNNDHSYLQFPHLGVEVGHHELSHSDRGVQSPDWLKVNQFCLSQLGYIARRLDAIQEGDRTALDNSMLMMCSSMMSGIHDATKLPVVILGRGGGNLESGRVLNYGEKSNRKMCSLFLSMMDKCGVHLPEFGDSRERLVEV, from the coding sequence ATGCAACATCATTTTTCCCGCCGAACGTTCCTGCGTGGTGCCGGAGTTTCCATGGCACTGCCGTGGATGGAATCCGTAACGGTATGGGGTGATGCGACATCACCAAAACCGGAACCCGCCAGTCAGGCTCCTGTACGTGTGGCTGTCTTGTTTTCCGGCAGCGGGTTCCACGCCGGCCACTGGTGGGCAAAGGGAAACGGCAGTGAAATGGAACTGGGGCCGGTGCTCACACCACTGAATGACTTCCGCAAAAAACTGCTGTTGATCGACGGTCTGTACAACGAGGAAGCTCTGAAAGGAAACATCCACAGTTCACAAACGGGAAATCTACTGTCCGGCGCCCCGCTGGCTGACGGCGGAGAGATCCGCAGTGGAACCAGCTTCGACCAGATGATTGCACAGCACTACGGACGTTCCACAAAAGTACCGAGCCTGGTACTGGGCTGCGAGCGGTCGAATCCAGGGATTCATAAGAACTACTCCATGCTTTATAGTTCTCACATCTCATGGAGTTCTCCGACTGCTCCGACTCCGCTGGAGCTCTATCCGGCTCTTGCGTTCGATCGCCTGTTTAAGGATCAGGGCGAACTCGGCGAACAGAGTGTGCTGGACGCCGTACTGGGGGAAGCAACTCGATTCCGGACCAAAGTCAACCGGCGAGATCAACAAAAACTAGACGAATATCTTAACTCTGTGCGCGAAGTTGAACGACGCATTGAACAGGCCGGACAACTGGGTGAGCTGCAGGGCTGGCGACCGACCCTCGACAGACCCAACATCCCACGTCCACCGAACGGAATTCCACAGAATTTCGCTGAGCACACTCGGTTGATGTGCGACATTCTGGTGCTGGCTTTTCAAACCGACACCACACGCATCGCAACACTGAAAGTCAACAACGACCACAGCTACCTGCAGTTCCCTCACCTGGGCGTGGAAGTCGGACACCACGAGCTTTCACATTCGGATCGCGGTGTCCAGTCACCGGACTGGCTGAAGGTGAATCAGTTCTGCCTGAGTCAACTCGGCTACATCGCCCGCCGACTGGACGCAATCCAGGAAGGCGATCGAACGGCACTCGACAACTCCATGTTAATGATGTGTTCCAGCATGATGTCCGGAATTCACGACGCCACAAAACTGCCGGTTGTGATTCTTGGTCGCGGCGGCGGAAACCTGGAATCGGGACGTGTGCTCAACTACGGTGAAAAATCCAACCGAAAAATGTGCAGTCTGTTCCTGTCCATGATGGACAAATGTGGTGTCCATCTGCCGGAATTCGGAGACTCACGCGAACGTCTGGTCGAGGTGTGA
- a CDS encoding mandelate racemase/muconate lactonizing enzyme family protein — MSNIPAVIDRRRFVTTSAGAAVALATSNRRTADAAPAKRSGLKITQLKTYLFNVSTGPVRLDPKTRLPISSGFKTWLFLKIETNAGLSGWGEGSGEWISPIVRTALHQWDELLIGRDPVNVTAICDDITNRLPWKGGPILGSAVAAVNMALYDIAGKALDVPVHQLLGGRQRDRILVYDNGGLSFDSIEQACEQAREAVAAGARGLKGNPLEGRTWAMDRRELEHCVAVVKAVREEVGPDIELLLDTHGSPAPELSLAFARLVAPYRPLFIEEPCKVGSVEVLKEISEKSPVPIATGEKLFSYRDFKEVIDARACAFLQPDVSHSFGIDNFLHISRLADEAGMLMAPHNASGPIHFGALLQADAVLRNFLIQEVSGRWFRRFDEFVDHDFRLNDGFVNLPDRPGLGMEVKEQDIAKLPYDKRMNYREYRNADGSWKGW, encoded by the coding sequence ATGAGCAATATTCCAGCGGTCATCGACCGGCGGCGCTTTGTGACAACTTCGGCCGGTGCGGCGGTGGCTCTGGCAACTTCAAATCGTCGCACGGCTGATGCGGCACCTGCGAAACGGTCCGGCCTGAAGATCACGCAGCTGAAGACTTATCTGTTCAATGTCTCCACCGGCCCGGTGCGGCTGGACCCGAAGACCAGACTGCCAATTTCCAGCGGCTTCAAGACGTGGCTGTTTCTGAAAATTGAAACCAATGCCGGGCTGTCGGGCTGGGGGGAAGGCAGCGGGGAATGGATTTCACCGATCGTTCGCACGGCACTGCACCAGTGGGACGAATTGCTCATCGGACGCGATCCGGTGAATGTCACGGCCATCTGCGATGACATCACCAACCGACTTCCGTGGAAGGGCGGTCCGATCCTGGGGAGTGCTGTCGCGGCGGTGAACATGGCATTGTATGACATCGCCGGTAAGGCTCTGGATGTGCCTGTCCATCAGCTGCTGGGGGGACGCCAGCGTGATCGTATTCTGGTCTATGACAACGGCGGATTGAGTTTCGATTCGATTGAGCAGGCCTGCGAACAGGCTCGTGAAGCGGTCGCGGCCGGGGCCCGCGGTCTGAAGGGAAATCCGCTGGAAGGACGGACCTGGGCGATGGATCGTCGCGAACTGGAACACTGCGTGGCGGTTGTCAAAGCGGTCCGTGAAGAGGTGGGGCCGGACATTGAACTGCTGCTCGACACGCATGGCAGTCCCGCGCCGGAACTGAGTCTGGCCTTTGCACGTTTGGTGGCGCCCTATCGCCCGTTGTTTATCGAAGAACCCTGCAAAGTCGGATCGGTGGAAGTTCTGAAAGAGATTTCCGAGAAAAGTCCGGTACCGATTGCCACTGGCGAAAAGCTGTTTTCCTATCGCGATTTCAAAGAAGTCATTGACGCGCGTGCCTGTGCTTTTCTGCAGCCGGATGTCAGCCACAGTTTCGGTATTGATAATTTCCTGCACATCTCACGTCTGGCGGACGAAGCCGGGATGCTGATGGCTCCCCACAACGCCAGCGGCCCCATCCATTTTGGTGCTTTGCTGCAGGCTGATGCGGTACTCCGTAACTTCCTGATCCAGGAAGTGTCCGGAAGATGGTTCCGACGGTTTGACGAATTCGTTGACCACGATTTTCGACTCAATGACGGATTTGTGAATCTTCCCGATCGACCTGGACTGGGCATGGAGGTCAAGGAGCAGGACATCGCGAAGTTACCGTACGACAAACGGATGAACTACCGTGAATACAGGAATGCCGATGGAAGCTGGAAAGGCTGGTGA
- a CDS encoding alpha-hydroxy-acid oxidizing protein, which produces MPPELAVTVSDFVGQAAARLPRASFEYVTTGSEDEVTLRDNVEAFRRIRVLPPLLHGVNTTDLSTTVLGQKISMPVMLAPVAALRMLHPQGVLASARAAARANTICAASSSALSSVEEIAQASDGPKWLQVYIPRCRDVAQRLVARVEAAGFSAIVVTVDLGERKDADLRNRFTVQKDMLLKHLRDIGYTHLTDQISHQDLNKFNAAAWDISLNRDFFRWLRGQTGLPILLKGVLSADAAREAVDLGLNGIVVSNHGGRRLDGMPASIDVLSDVAEAVDGELEILMDGGIRRGGDVMKAVALGAKAVMIGRPQAWALAAGGEEGVKRVLDILRDELTNAMIASGCSSVEAVHPSLMRT; this is translated from the coding sequence GTGCCACCCGAGCTTGCCGTGACTGTCAGTGACTTTGTAGGACAGGCAGCGGCGCGACTTCCACGTGCCAGCTTTGAATATGTGACCACAGGCTCAGAAGACGAAGTCACTCTCCGCGACAATGTGGAAGCCTTTCGTCGAATTCGTGTTCTGCCCCCACTACTGCACGGAGTGAATACGACAGATCTGTCGACCACAGTACTGGGACAGAAAATCTCAATGCCGGTTATGTTGGCACCGGTGGCCGCTTTGAGAATGCTGCATCCTCAGGGAGTTCTGGCATCGGCGCGAGCCGCTGCACGGGCCAACACGATCTGCGCCGCCAGTTCCAGCGCTTTGAGCTCTGTGGAAGAGATTGCTCAGGCGTCAGACGGGCCGAAATGGTTACAGGTGTACATTCCGCGCTGCCGTGATGTTGCTCAGCGACTTGTGGCGCGGGTGGAAGCTGCCGGGTTTAGTGCGATTGTGGTGACGGTGGATTTGGGTGAACGCAAGGATGCCGATTTAAGAAATCGTTTTACTGTGCAGAAGGACATGCTGCTGAAACATCTGCGGGACATCGGATACACACATCTGACAGATCAGATCAGCCATCAGGATCTCAATAAATTCAATGCTGCAGCTTGGGACATATCGCTGAACAGGGATTTCTTCCGCTGGTTGCGCGGTCAGACGGGGTTGCCGATTCTTCTTAAAGGGGTTCTGTCGGCTGATGCAGCGCGAGAGGCTGTTGATTTGGGTTTGAATGGTATTGTGGTGTCCAATCACGGCGGCCGGCGACTGGACGGCATGCCCGCATCGATTGATGTGCTAAGTGATGTCGCTGAGGCCGTTGACGGGGAACTTGAAATTTTGATGGATGGTGGGATTCGCCGCGGCGGTGACGTCATGAAAGCTGTCGCCCTGGGGGCCAAAGCGGTCATGATCGGACGCCCGCAGGCCTGGGCTCTGGCAGCGGGAGGTGAGGAAGGCGTCAAACGTGTTCTGGACATCCTGCGTGACGAGTTGACGAACGCCATGATTGCATCAGGCTGTTCTTCGGTGGAAGCCGTCCATCCGTCACTGATGCGAACATGA
- a CDS encoding SDR family oxidoreductase yields the protein MDFHRIERLRKKAGRMTIVVITGVSRGIGRAMAAGFADAGCTVCGCARSQGGIEELRKRPGLQHQFDVVDVSSDAEVSSWADRILKQYGPPDFLINNAATINANAPLWKITAQEFDQLTAVNINGTANTIRHFVPAMVQQSAGVVINLSSGWGRSVSPDVAPYCASKWGIEGLTRALAEDLPAGMAAIPLNPGIINTDMLQSCFGSGADSYPSPDEWAEQAVPFILAMSSRDNGQPLTVPGM from the coding sequence GTGGATTTCCATCGCATCGAGCGACTTCGGAAAAAAGCCGGTAGAATGACCATCGTTGTGATTACGGGTGTGTCACGGGGCATTGGGCGAGCGATGGCTGCGGGATTCGCAGATGCCGGGTGTACGGTTTGTGGCTGTGCGCGATCTCAAGGAGGCATTGAAGAACTGCGGAAACGACCAGGACTGCAGCATCAGTTTGATGTTGTGGATGTGTCCTCCGATGCTGAGGTATCATCGTGGGCCGACCGAATTCTTAAGCAGTACGGGCCACCTGATTTTCTAATCAACAACGCAGCAACCATCAACGCCAATGCACCGCTGTGGAAGATCACGGCCCAGGAATTTGACCAACTGACAGCAGTGAATATCAACGGAACCGCCAATACGATTCGGCATTTTGTTCCGGCGATGGTGCAACAGTCCGCAGGAGTCGTGATCAATCTCAGCAGTGGCTGGGGCCGATCCGTGTCACCGGATGTGGCCCCGTATTGCGCCTCAAAGTGGGGCATCGAAGGTCTGACACGCGCCCTGGCAGAAGACCTTCCGGCCGGGATGGCGGCAATTCCGCTGAATCCAGGGATCATTAACACGGATATGCTGCAAAGCTGTTTCGGCAGCGGTGCTGACAGTTATCCATCGCCGGACGAATGGGCTGAGCAGGCGGTGCCATTCATTCTGGCCATGAGCTCCCGTGACAACGGTCAGCCTCTGACCGTTCCTGGCATGTAG